From a region of the Methanobacterium sp. genome:
- a CDS encoding DDE-type integrase/transposase/recombinase — MDETTKQKIALFKYSLIAPLLINSYVQPTAKAYIESICGKVYETPYYGSREFSPSTIKDWLTDYRKHGIEGLYPAKRSDCGTSRLLNEVAKRYIIESKTENPSKPVRVIFHEMVVKGIVAPDSISMSTIQRFVSNHKLNRKSVEHKDRRAFSMEFPGDCWQSDVSTGPYLTINGFKKKTYIIAIIDDNSRAIMACSAFYEQNLISLLSVFKQAVQRRGIPKKLFVDNGQIYRSDQLQFICASLGTVLSHAEIYQAQSKGKIERWFHTFQSQFLNLLDWTKLNSLEELNQKLNSYIEDQYHQTIHSTIKTKPIDKYLEHLDKIRFVSSKQELDHIFLYRTTRKIKNDATLPILNVHFEVPAKYIGERINVRYDPTCLDKAYIFNDNGKCLEAIHPVDRVANSKVLRNSKVLPIDFSEFSQ, encoded by the coding sequence ATGGATGAAACTACAAAGCAGAAGATAGCTCTGTTTAAATACTCTCTCATTGCACCTCTTTTGATAAACTCCTATGTCCAACCTACCGCAAAAGCATATATCGAATCTATCTGCGGCAAGGTTTATGAAACCCCTTACTATGGTAGTCGTGAATTCTCGCCTTCCACCATCAAAGATTGGTTGACCGATTACCGTAAGCACGGGATTGAAGGACTGTATCCTGCAAAGCGAAGCGACTGCGGTACTTCGAGGTTGCTGAATGAAGTTGCCAAACGATACATCATCGAATCCAAAACAGAAAACCCATCAAAACCTGTTCGTGTAATTTTTCATGAGATGGTGGTCAAAGGTATTGTCGCTCCTGATTCTATTTCTATGTCTACTATCCAGCGGTTTGTGTCAAATCATAAACTTAACAGAAAGAGCGTCGAACATAAAGACCGCCGGGCTTTCTCTATGGAATTCCCGGGAGACTGTTGGCAATCCGACGTAAGTACAGGTCCATATCTTACAATTAATGGCTTCAAGAAGAAAACTTACATCATAGCCATAATTGATGATAATTCACGGGCAATAATGGCCTGCTCAGCATTTTATGAACAAAACTTGATCTCCTTGCTCTCAGTATTTAAGCAGGCTGTACAGCGCCGAGGAATTCCTAAAAAACTTTTTGTTGACAATGGGCAAATTTATCGTTCAGATCAACTCCAGTTTATCTGCGCCTCTCTGGGTACAGTCTTATCCCATGCCGAAATATACCAAGCTCAAAGTAAGGGAAAAATTGAACGTTGGTTCCATACGTTCCAATCTCAGTTTTTAAATCTCTTGGACTGGACGAAGCTTAATTCCCTTGAAGAATTAAACCAAAAGCTCAACAGCTATATTGAGGACCAATATCATCAGACCATTCATTCTACCATTAAAACTAAACCAATTGACAAATATCTAGAGCATCTTGATAAAATACGGTTTGTATCCTCTAAACAGGAGCTTGACCATATCTTTCTGTACAGAACGACAAGAAAAATCAAAAATGATGCTACGCTCCCTATCCTAAATGTGCACTTCGAAGTACCTGCTAAGTATATCGGAGAACGAATAAACGTACGCTACGATCCCACCTGTCTCGACAAGGCCTATATATTTAATGACAACGGAAAATGTCTGGAAGCTATTCATCCTGTCGACAGGGTGGCTAATTCAAAAGTACTGCGAAACTCTAAGGTTTTACCTATAGATTTTTCGGAATTTTCTCAATAA